From a region of the Streptomyces caniferus genome:
- a CDS encoding acyl-CoA dehydrogenase family protein: MSLDHRLPAELEELRRTVEAFAHDVVAPKIGEYYEQHAFPYEIVQEMGRMGLFGLPFPEEYGGMGGDYLALGIALEELARVDSSVAITLEAGVSLGAMPVYHFGTEEQKREWLPKLCSGEVLGAFGLTEPDGGSDAGATRTTAVRDGDDWVINGSKCFITNSGTDITGLVTVTAVTGRKDDGSPLISSIIVPSGTPGFTVGAPYSKVGWNASDTRELSFSDVRVPAANLLGEEGRGYAQFLRILDEGRIAIAALATGLAQGCVDESVRYAKERQAFGRAIGTNQAIQFKLADMEMRAHTSRLSWRHAASRLVHGEPFKKEAALAKLYSSEIAVDNAREATQIHGGYGFMNEYPVARMWRDAKILEIGEGTSEVQRMLIARELGVGA; this comes from the coding sequence ATGTCCCTGGACCACCGTCTCCCCGCCGAGCTGGAAGAACTCCGGCGTACGGTCGAGGCGTTCGCGCACGACGTCGTCGCCCCGAAGATCGGCGAGTACTACGAGCAGCATGCGTTCCCGTACGAGATCGTGCAGGAGATGGGCCGGATGGGCCTGTTCGGCCTGCCGTTCCCCGAGGAGTACGGCGGGATGGGCGGCGACTACCTCGCGCTCGGCATCGCCCTGGAGGAGCTGGCCCGGGTCGACTCCTCGGTGGCCATCACCCTGGAGGCGGGCGTCTCGCTGGGCGCCATGCCCGTCTACCACTTCGGCACGGAGGAGCAGAAGCGCGAGTGGCTGCCCAAGCTGTGCAGCGGTGAGGTGCTGGGCGCCTTCGGCCTCACCGAGCCGGACGGCGGCTCGGACGCCGGCGCCACCCGCACCACCGCCGTGCGCGACGGCGACGACTGGGTGATCAACGGCAGCAAGTGCTTCATCACCAACTCCGGTACGGACATCACCGGTCTGGTCACGGTCACCGCCGTCACCGGCCGCAAGGACGACGGATCCCCGCTGATCTCCTCGATCATCGTCCCGTCCGGCACCCCGGGCTTCACCGTCGGCGCCCCGTACTCCAAGGTCGGCTGGAACGCCTCCGACACCCGCGAGCTGTCCTTCTCCGATGTCCGGGTCCCGGCGGCCAACCTGCTGGGCGAGGAGGGCCGGGGTTACGCCCAGTTCCTGCGGATCCTCGACGAGGGCCGGATCGCCATCGCGGCGCTCGCCACCGGCCTCGCCCAGGGCTGTGTGGACGAGTCGGTGCGCTACGCCAAGGAGCGGCAGGCCTTCGGCCGCGCGATCGGCACCAACCAGGCGATCCAGTTCAAGCTCGCCGACATGGAGATGCGCGCCCACACCTCCCGGCTGTCCTGGCGCCATGCCGCGTCCCGGCTGGTGCACGGCGAGCCCTTCAAGAAGGAGGCCGCGCTCGCCAAGCTCTACTCCTCCGAGATCGCGGTGGACAACGCCCGTGAGGCCACCCAGATCCACGGCGGGTACGGCTTCATGAACGAGTACCCGGTCGCCCGGATGTGGCGCGACGCCAAGATCCTGGAGATCGGCGAGGGCACCAGCGAGGTCCAGCGCATGCTGATCGCCCGGGAACTGGGCGTGGGCGCCTGA
- a CDS encoding beta-N-acetylhexosaminidase, whose product MRRRRLLFSLLLVAAAGLGTAAVPPPGAARAATPAATPLDQVVPAPASVHEGGDAYTLGDRTRIRVPGGSGEAERIASSLAGLLRPATGFDLPVTTEDGRDGIVLRLGGSGTRGLGGEGYRLTSGARGVTISAARPAGLFHGVQTLRQLLPADAERQRARRAPWRVAGGTIADSPRYAYRGAMLDVSRHFFTVGQVKRYIDQLAMYKINKLHLHLSDDQGWRIAIASWPRLASYGGSTQVGGGPGGSYSKDDYREIIRYAAARYLTVVPEIDMPGHTNAALASYAPLNCNGQAPPLYTGTSVGFSSLCVPKKETYDFVDDVLRELAAMTPGRALHIGGDEAHSTSHDDYVTFMDKVQPLVAKYGKSVIGWHQLTGAHPAKGAVAQYWGYDKTGTAERTQVVDAARRGTRLILSPADRAYLDMKYDKNTPLGLSWAGYVGVQRSYDWDPGSYLDGAPAGSVLGVEAPLWSETLSTSSHIEYMAFPRLPGIAELGWSPARTHDWDDYKVRLAAQGPRWDALGIDYFRSPEVPWPAR is encoded by the coding sequence ATGAGACGCCGCAGACTGCTCTTCTCGCTGCTGCTGGTCGCGGCGGCGGGGCTGGGAACCGCCGCCGTACCGCCACCGGGCGCCGCACGCGCCGCCACCCCCGCCGCCACTCCACTGGACCAGGTGGTCCCCGCACCCGCCTCCGTGCACGAAGGAGGGGACGCGTACACCCTCGGCGACCGCACCCGCATCCGCGTGCCGGGCGGCTCCGGCGAGGCCGAGCGGATCGCCTCCTCTCTGGCCGGGCTGCTGCGGCCCGCCACCGGCTTCGACCTCCCGGTGACCACCGAGGACGGCCGGGACGGCATCGTCCTGCGCCTCGGCGGCAGCGGCACCCGGGGCCTGGGCGGCGAGGGCTACCGGCTGACCTCCGGCGCCCGCGGGGTCACGATCAGCGCCGCCCGCCCGGCCGGCCTCTTCCACGGTGTCCAGACCCTGCGCCAGCTGCTGCCGGCCGACGCGGAGCGGCAGCGTGCCCGCCGCGCGCCCTGGCGGGTCGCCGGGGGCACCATCGCCGACTCCCCGCGCTACGCCTACCGCGGCGCGATGCTGGACGTCTCCCGGCACTTCTTCACCGTCGGGCAGGTCAAGCGGTACATCGACCAGCTCGCCATGTACAAGATCAACAAGCTGCACCTGCACCTCTCCGACGACCAGGGCTGGCGGATCGCCATCGCGTCCTGGCCGCGGCTGGCGTCCTACGGCGGCTCCACCCAGGTCGGCGGTGGCCCCGGCGGCTCCTACTCCAAGGACGACTACCGCGAGATCATCCGCTACGCCGCCGCGCGCTATCTGACCGTCGTCCCCGAGATCGACATGCCGGGCCACACCAATGCCGCGCTGGCCTCCTACGCCCCGCTCAACTGCAACGGCCAGGCACCGCCGCTCTACACCGGCACCAGCGTCGGCTTCAGCTCGCTGTGCGTCCCCAAGAAGGAGACGTACGACTTCGTGGACGACGTCCTGCGCGAGCTGGCGGCCATGACGCCGGGCCGCGCCCTGCACATCGGCGGCGACGAGGCGCACTCCACCAGCCATGACGACTACGTGACCTTCATGGACAAGGTGCAGCCGCTGGTCGCCAAGTACGGCAAGAGCGTGATCGGCTGGCACCAGCTGACCGGGGCGCACCCGGCCAAGGGCGCCGTCGCCCAGTACTGGGGCTACGACAAGACCGGCACGGCGGAGCGCACCCAGGTCGTCGACGCCGCCCGGAGGGGCACCCGGCTGATCCTCTCGCCCGCCGACCGTGCCTACCTCGACATGAAGTACGACAAGAACACGCCGCTGGGCCTGTCCTGGGCGGGCTACGTCGGGGTTCAGCGGTCCTACGACTGGGACCCGGGCAGTTACCTCGACGGCGCGCCCGCGGGCTCCGTCCTGGGCGTCGAGGCGCCCCTGTGGTCGGAGACCCTCTCGACCTCCTCGCACATCGAGTACATGGCCTTCCCGCGGCTGCCCGGCATCGCGGAGCTGGGCTGGTCCCCGGCCCGCACCCACGACTGGGACGACTACAAGGTGCGGCTGGCCGCCCAGGGGCCGCGCTGGGACGCCCTGGGCATCGACTACTTCCGTTCGCCGGAGGTGCCGTGGCCCGCGAGGTGA